The Mycobacterium paragordonae genome includes a region encoding these proteins:
- the lon gene encoding endopeptidase La, with the protein MAEAKSVPVLFVTDTIVLPGMVVPIALDSSSQAAQAAIDAARASDSGQLLIAPRLDDRYPSHGVIAKILQVGRMPGGGSAAVVRGENRAQIGAGASGPGAALWVEVTEVPEAEVTDEIKALAAEYKKVLLAILQRREAWQIVDYVNSLTDPSALADTSGYASYLSDMQKRQLLETVDVAERLRVLIEWTGEHLAETEVNDKIAEDVREGMEKTQKEFLLRQQLAAIRKELGEEGADGPGGVADYRARVKAAELPEKVREAALREVGKLERSSDQSPESGWIRTWLDTVLDLPWNVRTEDSTDLTGARAILDADHHGLDDVKDRIVEYLAVRTRRAQRGLQLVGGRGSGAVMVLAGPPGVGKTSLGESVARALGRKFVRVALGGVRDEAEIRGHRRTYVGALPGRIVRAIGEAGSMNPVVLLDEIDKVGSDYRGDPSAALLEVLDPAQNHTFRDHYLDLDLDLSDVVFLATANVIENIPSALLDRMELVQIDGYTEDDKVAIARDYLLPRQRERAALTEDEVTVTDAALRKIAADYTREPGVRQFERLLAKALRKVTTKLAQDNSSITVDEPDLVGYLGRPRFTPESAERTAVPGVATGLAVTGLGGDVLYIEAGSTDGEPGLQLTGQLGDVMKESAQIALSYVRSHANELGVDPKVLDRRIHVHVPAGAVPKDGPSAGVTMVTALVSMATGRQVRSDVGMTGEVTLNGRVLPIGGVKQKLLAAQRAGLSTVFIPARNEPDLDDVPAEVLGALTVKPMTDVAEIVAQALEPAAQEATVAA; encoded by the coding sequence ATGGCTGAAGCCAAATCGGTTCCCGTGCTGTTCGTTACCGACACCATCGTGTTGCCCGGCATGGTGGTGCCGATCGCACTGGACTCGAGCTCGCAGGCCGCACAAGCGGCAATCGATGCCGCGCGGGCAAGCGATTCAGGGCAGTTGCTGATCGCGCCCCGGCTGGACGACCGGTACCCCTCGCACGGTGTGATCGCGAAGATCTTGCAGGTGGGACGCATGCCCGGAGGGGGCAGCGCCGCCGTCGTGCGGGGTGAGAACCGTGCGCAGATCGGTGCCGGCGCTTCCGGCCCGGGCGCCGCGTTGTGGGTCGAGGTGACCGAGGTCCCCGAGGCCGAGGTGACCGACGAGATCAAGGCGCTGGCAGCGGAGTACAAGAAGGTGCTGCTGGCCATCCTGCAGCGGCGCGAGGCCTGGCAAATCGTCGACTACGTCAACAGCCTGACCGACCCGTCCGCGCTGGCGGACACCTCGGGATACGCCTCATACCTCAGCGACATGCAGAAGCGGCAGTTGCTGGAAACGGTGGATGTGGCCGAGCGACTGCGCGTGCTGATCGAGTGGACCGGCGAGCACCTGGCCGAGACCGAGGTCAACGACAAGATCGCCGAAGACGTCCGCGAAGGCATGGAGAAGACGCAGAAGGAATTCCTGCTGCGCCAGCAATTGGCCGCAATCCGCAAGGAACTCGGCGAGGAGGGAGCCGACGGACCAGGAGGGGTAGCGGACTATCGGGCGCGGGTCAAGGCGGCCGAGCTGCCCGAGAAGGTGCGGGAAGCCGCGCTGCGCGAGGTCGGCAAGCTGGAACGTTCCAGCGACCAGAGCCCGGAAAGCGGCTGGATCCGCACCTGGTTGGACACCGTGCTCGACCTGCCGTGGAACGTCCGGACCGAGGACTCGACGGACCTGACCGGCGCGCGGGCCATCCTGGACGCCGATCACCACGGACTGGACGACGTCAAGGACCGCATCGTCGAATACCTGGCCGTGCGGACCCGCCGTGCGCAACGCGGTCTGCAGCTGGTGGGTGGCCGCGGCTCCGGCGCGGTGATGGTGCTGGCCGGTCCCCCCGGGGTCGGTAAGACGTCGCTGGGCGAGAGCGTGGCCCGTGCTCTGGGCCGCAAGTTCGTCCGCGTCGCCCTCGGTGGCGTGCGTGACGAGGCCGAGATTCGCGGCCACCGGCGCACCTATGTGGGCGCGCTGCCGGGCCGCATCGTGCGGGCCATCGGTGAAGCGGGTTCGATGAATCCCGTTGTGCTGCTGGACGAGATCGACAAGGTCGGCTCCGATTACCGGGGTGACCCGAGTGCGGCGCTGCTCGAGGTGCTCGACCCGGCGCAGAACCACACCTTCCGCGACCATTACCTGGACCTGGATCTGGACCTGTCCGACGTCGTGTTCCTGGCCACCGCCAACGTGATCGAGAACATCCCGTCGGCGCTGCTGGACCGCATGGAGCTGGTGCAGATCGACGGCTACACCGAGGACGACAAGGTCGCCATCGCCCGCGACTACCTGCTGCCCCGGCAGCGGGAACGGGCGGCACTGACCGAGGACGAGGTCACGGTCACCGACGCCGCGCTGCGCAAGATCGCGGCGGACTACACACGGGAACCCGGGGTGCGGCAGTTCGAAAGGCTATTGGCCAAGGCGTTGCGCAAGGTGACCACCAAGCTCGCGCAGGACAATTCGTCGATCACGGTCGACGAACCCGACCTGGTCGGCTACTTGGGCCGTCCGCGCTTCACGCCGGAATCGGCCGAACGCACGGCGGTGCCGGGCGTGGCTACCGGCCTGGCCGTCACCGGTCTGGGTGGGGACGTGCTCTACATCGAAGCCGGAAGCACCGACGGGGAGCCGGGATTGCAGCTGACCGGTCAGTTGGGTGACGTGATGAAGGAGTCGGCGCAGATCGCGCTGTCCTACGTGCGCTCGCACGCCAACGAGCTGGGTGTGGACCCGAAGGTGCTGGACCGGCGCATCCACGTGCACGTGCCGGCCGGCGCGGTGCCCAAAGACGGGCCGTCCGCCGGGGTGACCATGGTGACCGCCCTGGTCTCGATGGCCACCGGACGGCAGGTCCGCTCGGATGTCGGCATGACCGGTGAGGTCACGCTGAACGGCCGGGTGCTACCGATCGGCGGCGTCAAGCAGAAGCTGCTTGCCGCGCAGCGCGCTGGGCTCTCGACGGTCTTCATCCCGGCGCGAAACGAGCCCGATCTGGACGATGTGCCCGCCGAAGTCCTCGGCGCGCTGACCGTGAAACCGATGACGGATGTCGCGGAGATCGTCGCCCAGGCCCTGGAACCGGCGGCGCAGGAGGCCACGGTCGCAGCCTGA
- a CDS encoding phytanoyl-CoA dioxygenase family protein, with amino-acid sequence MPLTPPALDPEILRAAAIDLGPTAAVTFLVDDDAVTYAVDGATIRVDGGRTDSAVVVRLSRQAWGDLVGQIRTAINLLLSNELAFERGGFEQLADWDPILRYLHAGIPPYDPSRADFAGRDPAATFTLDTDDAELASQLQTMGYLHVRSVFTAEEMRAANREIDRLAARARPGDDESWWVTTDDGAQALCRLVYATLRSPVLAALESDPRVRRLGTLLDPALRAAPDRMEGSAVLLKVPGKTTGLSNIPWHQDCGMGGHAIMCPAVTVGIQLTGSDPSSGNLQVVPGSHGQAVHYRWEQRLDGVPVVSIDTAPGDVTVHVQDLMHASPEPTDAGGRRTMYVTHYPPRLFDYVGPGQAFNDLVRNRVIAAPAASAE; translated from the coding sequence GTGCCGCTCACACCCCCCGCCCTCGACCCGGAAATCCTGCGGGCCGCGGCCATCGACCTCGGCCCCACGGCCGCGGTCACCTTCCTGGTCGACGATGACGCGGTCACCTACGCCGTCGACGGTGCAACGATCCGCGTGGACGGCGGCCGCACCGACTCAGCTGTCGTGGTGCGCCTGTCCCGGCAGGCCTGGGGCGACCTGGTGGGCCAGATACGCACCGCCATCAACCTGCTGCTCAGCAACGAACTCGCCTTCGAGCGGGGAGGATTCGAGCAGCTGGCCGACTGGGATCCGATCCTGCGATATCTGCATGCCGGCATACCTCCCTACGACCCTTCCCGAGCCGACTTTGCCGGCCGCGACCCGGCCGCCACGTTCACCCTCGATACCGACGACGCCGAACTGGCCTCTCAGCTGCAGACCATGGGCTACCTGCACGTCCGCTCCGTGTTCACAGCCGAGGAGATGCGGGCGGCTAACCGCGAGATCGACCGGCTTGCGGCCCGGGCGCGCCCGGGGGACGACGAGTCCTGGTGGGTCACCACCGACGACGGTGCCCAAGCGTTGTGCCGGTTGGTTTACGCAACGTTGCGCTCGCCGGTACTCGCCGCCCTGGAAAGCGATCCGCGGGTGCGCAGGCTCGGCACCCTGCTCGACCCCGCCCTGCGCGCGGCCCCGGACCGGATGGAGGGCAGCGCGGTGCTGCTCAAGGTGCCGGGAAAGACGACCGGGCTGTCCAACATTCCCTGGCACCAGGACTGCGGAATGGGTGGCCACGCCATCATGTGCCCGGCGGTCACCGTCGGTATCCAGCTCACCGGATCGGACCCCTCGAGCGGCAACTTGCAGGTCGTGCCCGGCAGCCATGGTCAGGCCGTCCACTACCGGTGGGAACAACGGCTCGACGGGGTACCGGTCGTGAGCATCGACACCGCGCCGGGCGACGTCACCGTGCATGTCCAGGACTTGATGCACGCCTCACCGGAGCCGACCGACGCCGGCGGGCGGCGCACCATGTACGTCACGCACTATCCACCGCGCCTGTTCGATTACGTGGGGCCGGGTCAGGCCTTCAACGACCTGGTGCGCAACCGCGTCATCGCGGCTCCAGCCGCCTCAGCTGAGTGA
- a CDS encoding alpha-hydroxy acid oxidase: MAVRRQVPKVRDLAPLLQFKKPQLDRTKRRLDAALTIEDLRRIAKRRTPKAAFDYTDGAAEDELSIARARQAFRDIEFHPTILRDVTTVTPGWDVLGRPVALPFAIAPTGFTRLMHTEGEIAGARAAASVGIPFSLSTLGTTAIEDLVAAAPQGRKWFQLYMWRDRERSMELVQRAADAGFDTMLVTVDVPVAGARLRDVRNGMAIPPALTLRTVLDAVPHPQWWFDLLTTEPLSFASLDRWSGTVGEYLNTMFDPSVTFDDLAWIKSRWPGKLVVKGIQTLDDARAVVERGVDGIVLSNHGGRQLDRAPVPFHLLPVVARELGNDTEILMDTGIMSGADIVAAIALGARCTLVGRAYLYGLMAGGEAGVRRAIEVLQSGVTRTMALLGVTSLQELSPRHVTQLRRLEPR, from the coding sequence ATGGCGGTCAGGCGGCAGGTGCCCAAAGTTCGCGATCTGGCGCCGCTGCTGCAGTTCAAGAAGCCGCAGCTGGACCGCACCAAACGGCGCCTGGATGCCGCGCTCACCATCGAGGACCTGCGCCGCATCGCCAAGCGGCGCACCCCGAAGGCGGCCTTCGACTACACCGACGGCGCCGCCGAGGATGAGCTGTCCATCGCGCGGGCTCGACAAGCGTTCCGCGACATAGAGTTTCATCCGACCATCCTGCGCGACGTCACTACTGTGACGCCCGGATGGGACGTCCTGGGCCGGCCGGTGGCCCTGCCGTTCGCGATCGCACCGACCGGATTCACCCGCTTGATGCACACCGAGGGTGAGATCGCCGGGGCGCGAGCCGCGGCCTCCGTCGGCATTCCGTTCTCGTTGTCCACGCTGGGGACTACCGCGATCGAAGACCTGGTGGCCGCCGCACCGCAGGGCCGCAAGTGGTTTCAGCTCTACATGTGGCGTGATCGAGAGCGCTCGATGGAACTGGTCCAGCGGGCCGCCGACGCAGGCTTCGACACCATGCTGGTGACGGTCGACGTTCCGGTGGCCGGCGCCCGGCTGCGCGATGTGCGCAACGGCATGGCTATCCCGCCGGCGCTGACGCTGCGCACCGTGCTCGACGCGGTGCCCCACCCGCAGTGGTGGTTCGACCTGCTGACCACCGAACCGCTGTCGTTCGCGTCCCTCGACCGCTGGTCGGGCACCGTGGGCGAGTACCTGAACACCATGTTCGACCCGAGCGTCACCTTCGACGACCTGGCCTGGATCAAGTCGCGGTGGCCGGGCAAGCTTGTCGTCAAAGGCATTCAGACGCTGGACGACGCCCGGGCCGTCGTCGAGCGGGGTGTGGACGGGATCGTCTTGTCGAATCATGGTGGGCGCCAACTCGATCGGGCGCCGGTGCCGTTCCATCTGTTGCCCGTGGTGGCCCGGGAGCTGGGCAACGACACCGAGATACTGATGGACACCGGCATCATGTCCGGCGCCGACATCGTCGCCGCGATCGCCCTCGGGGCGCGCTGCACTCTGGTTGGGCGTGCCTACCTCTACGGGCTGATGGCCGGTGGTGAGGCGGGTGTCCGGCGCGCGATCGAGGTCCTGCAGAGCGGTGTCACGCGGACCATGGCGTTACTGGGTGTGACGTCCTTGCAAGAGCTTTCGCCCAGGCACGTCACTCAGCTGAGGCGGCTGGAGCCGCGATGA
- a CDS encoding DUF1810 domain-containing protein, producing the protein MSDLQRFVDAQDRVYDSVLDELRAARKRSHWMWFVFPQIRGLGNSPTAQQYAIADLEEARAYLDHPVLGPRLRECVALVNEIHGRSAEQIFGWPDDLKLRSSVTLFANATDDNHDFLALLDKYYGGEPDPLTVERLG; encoded by the coding sequence ATGTCTGACTTGCAGCGCTTTGTGGATGCGCAGGACCGGGTGTACGACAGCGTGCTCGACGAATTGCGGGCCGCACGCAAACGCAGCCACTGGATGTGGTTCGTGTTTCCGCAGATTCGTGGACTCGGCAATAGCCCGACCGCGCAGCAGTACGCGATCGCCGACCTGGAGGAGGCCCGCGCCTATCTGGACCATCCGGTGCTGGGGCCGCGCCTGCGCGAATGCGTCGCACTGGTGAACGAGATCCACGGCCGCTCCGCCGAACAAATTTTCGGCTGGCCCGATGATCTCAAGCTGCGTTCGTCGGTGACGTTGTTCGCCAACGCCACCGACGACAACCACGACTTCCTGGCGTTGCTGGACAAGTACTACGGCGGCGAGCCGGACCCGCTGACCGTCGAGCGGCTGGGCTAG